One Rhinoraja longicauda isolate Sanriku21f chromosome 19, sRhiLon1.1, whole genome shotgun sequence genomic window, tcccactcttctttgctttgttgtacttctgctcttttatttttatgctgtccttgacttcccttgtcagccacgggtgtctcttactccccttggaatctttcctcctctttgggataaattgatcctgcaacttctgcattattcccaggaatacctgccattgctgtctccactgtcttccctgcgagagcctccttccagtcaattcaggccagctcctgcctcatgcctctgtaaacccctttgctatactgtaatattgacacttccgattttcccttctccctctcaatttgtagagtaaaacttatcatattgtgatcactgcatccaaatggctcttttaccttgagtccccttatcagatcaggttcattacacaacactaaatccagaattgccttctccctagtaggctccagtacaagctgttctaagaatccatctcggagacactccacaaactctctttcctggggtccattaccaacctgattttcccagtctacctgcatgtggaaatctcccataaccaccgtagcattacatttgtgacacgccaattttagctcctgattcaacttgcaccgtatgtcgaggctactgtttgggggcctgtagataactcccattagggtctttttacccttacaattcctcatttctacccatactgattctacatctcctgattctatgtcaccccttgcaagggagtgaatatcattcctcaccaacagagcgacccgaccccctctgcccacctgtctgtcttttctatatgttgtgtacccctgaatattcagttcccagccctggtcctcttgtagccatgtctcagtgattcccacaacatcatacttgccaatgtctaactgagcctcaagctcatccactttatttctgtttctatgtaacagtcagcggccgaggtcaggatcgaacccgggtccctggccttgtgaggcagcggctcttcccgctgctccacagtacctTAGAAATATTAAGTCTTCTCTTTCCAAGTACCatctattgcctgacctgctgaatttccgcCAATGTTTTCTGGTTTTTTTCTTGGCAGTTTATGGGCAGACTCACATTCCAATCGACCATTGAACaggaaaaagtaaaataaaaacccagatgctgaaaatccaaaatgaagacgtacagtaagatgcaagaaataGTGAATAGGCCGGTTAGCTTAtgtagagaaagaaacagagttaatgactCAGGGgccaaacctacaaacccgcacgtctttgggatgtgggataaaaccggagcaactagaggaaagaggagattagcttggcattgtactgttccacgttctatgtgggccgaagagcgttctagttctacatggccatcaacaccgagagacccattgtatctcccactcccaacattcagctttattcttcTCCCTTTCAAGTAATTTCCGATTTCATTCCTCCCTCCTATTTACACCTCCCGAGTCAGACCTTTACCGCCCTCTTCCGCACGACATCAACACCAATtcattcactctgatataacagacctgtagctcttggaaatccttcttcagaccaaacaagGGTCCAGACCCTGAAGCGtggtctgcccatttccctccacagatgctgactgccccgctgagttcctccagcactttgtttgggGTTTTTATTAACCCCCATTatatttcaacagatttcttgtatctaccatttccaatattcactttgccttctctcactgGAGGGAATTTCCGATGTCATTCCGCCCCCCtgtctccacctgccccccccctcccccatactcGCCTTTACGCCGCTGTTGAAGTCCGCACCAACACCGCTGGTGCCGCGTTGTGACTCGGGGCGAGtttaggacccgccgcccgcggctgctgctgaacccgcggaGCCCGCGGGAAGGgagattgtttcaatctttatattttcgcaagtgtttctgttccgttgacggacgcggttaacgcgttgaaatgaacggatcgacagctctgattccacttgctgtttatttcactcttcccacatttacattccccctggttttatttccgcgctcactggggttttgcgaagcggaatttggggattagatgggagccgttcagcgccgacctgttgtccaccgggtttctgccccacagcccctgagccccgctcctgacgccggtcccgggacccgacccttttacacacccggagcggaaccggagcagattctcagccacttgttTACATCCCaagtccagaagaaaggataaagtttctacgtgaatttattcccagtgaaggtgtggagatgggacttggtgtccgcgtcgtaaaatgaaactgtcccggactcgtaactgagataaactcccaccctcccggggatgggacgggcggggagaggggatggaggggaggtgaatgcatgaAACCAGTCATAgtgccgcctgatgctccagactctagTCCCCGGGGTCAGTGTGGCTCTTCCTCCCCACAGACTCTGTGGCGACTCAAGACTCCAgaaccgactccccgccacctccacctcccagtaatgtctccccaatgtgaatccctccgatcccagcacacacggatagactgtaaacctcttcccggtgtcagggagactcctccgggtcccggtcagtctcaccctcttccgatcctcagacacctcaagccacggatgcgctgtttccacatccagggtgacggagactggggggagaagcagagaatcagagagtccccgggtgtcggggggagactcgggccgctcggcctcaggcacaggcgggcggacaactgaaaccctgcccggtgtttcacccacaaccacagcgGGTGGACAACAGCATCTCTCCCGGAGCTTTTAtctgggatggagaggggaatttcgtgaggtgggggagggtggacggggaggacgagtgtaGAGAGTAaagaggattgcgagattgcagtggggatgggggaatgaagcgaattattcagatatggaggcagatcggagcaggttgatattgaggttatcggtaatttgaggttgttaaagaggaggtggaGGTGCGTGGTGGGATCGCcatgaaagggggcagacacgaggggccagatgaactGCTCTTGTGTTTTTTGAGTGGTGGGTtggacaaagggaagggtgggtttgttagtcaattggagtgggtgcaaacggatttacaacaacttcatcaggtctgaaggcctGTGTTATCAGGTGAAGTTAGACAGTCggaaggtcataatgtcataagtgaaagtattagaattaggcgatttggcccatcaagtctactccatcattcaatcatggctgatctatctctccctcctaaccccattctcctgctctctccccataacctttgacacctgtactaatcaagaatccagctatctctgcctgaattagtcaccgacttggcctccacagccttctgtggcaatgaattccacaaattcaccaccctcggattaaaaacatttccccttatctccttcctaaaagtacatcctttaattctgaggctatgacctccagtccgagactctctcactaatggaaacatcctctaaacATACATTCTATCAACGCCTTTCACTcatctgtatttttcaatgaggtccccccttattcttctaaattccagtgagtacaggcccaatgccgacaaacactcatcaatagacaatagacaataggtgcgggaggaggccattcggccctttgagcccgcaccaccattcaatgtgatcatggctgatctttctcaatcagtaccccgttcctgccttctccccataccctctgactctgctatccttaagagctctatctagctctctcttgaatgcattcagagaattggcctccaatgccttctgaggcagagaattccacagattcacaactctgactgaaaaagtttttcctcctctcagttctcatgtcatcataggttaatctactcagttctggaacagactattcagactgTGACATTTTTTCATGGGAGCCTGTCAGGGTGACAatgtagatgtgtataagatgcacagtaCTTTACCCAAGGttggagagtctaaacctcgagcgtatagaaaagacagacaggtgggcagagggggtggggttgctctgatggtaaggaatgatattcattcccttgcaaggggtgacatagaatcaggagatgttgaatcagtatggatagaaatgagaaattgtaagggtaaaaagaccctaatgggagttatctataggcccccaaacagtagcctcgacatagggtgcaagttgaatcaggagataaaattggcgtgtcaaaaatgtaatgctacggtggttatgggagcgttcaacatgcaggtagactgggaaaatcaggttggaaatggaccccaggaaagagagtttgtagagtgccttcgagatggattcttagaacagcttgtactggagcctactagggagaaggcaattctggatttagtgttgtgtaatgatcctgatctgataaagggactagaggtaaaagagccattaggaggcagtgatcacaacatgataagttttactctgcaaatggaaaggcagaagggaaaatcggaagtgtcagtattacagtatagcaaaggggattacagaggcatgaggcaggagctggccaaaattgactggaaggaggccctagcagggaagacgatagaacagcaatggcaggtattcctgggaataatgcagaggttgcaggatcaatttattccaaagaggtggaaagactctaaggggagtaagagacacctgtggctgacaagggaagtcagggacagcataaaaattaaggagaggaagtataacatagcaaagaagagtgggaagacagaggattgggactcttttaaagagcaacaaaagttaactaaaaaggcaatacggggagaaaagatgaggtacgagggtaaactagccaataatataaaggaggatagcaaaagtttttttaggtacgtgaagaggaaaaaaatagtcaaggcaaatgtgggtcccttgaagacagaagcaggggaatttattatgggcaacaaagaaatggcagacgagttaaaccgttactttggatctgtcttcactgaggaagatacacacaatctcccaaatgttctaggggccggagaacctagggtgatggaggaactgaaggaaatccacattaggcaggaaatggttttgggtagactgatgggactgaaggctgataaatccccagggcctgatggtctgcatccgagggtacttaaggaggtggctctacaaatagtggaagcattggagatcatttttcaatgttctatagattcaggatcagttcctgtggattggaggatagcaaatgttatcccacttttcagaaaggagggagagagaaaatgggtaattatagaccagttagtctgaaatcagtggtggggaagatgctggagtcaattataaaagacaaaattgctgagcatttggatagcagtaacaggatcattccgagtcagcatggatttacgaaggggaaatcatgcttgacaaatctactggaattttttgaggatgtaactaggaaaattaacaggggagagtcagtggatgtggtgtacctcgactttctgaaagccttcgacaaggtcccacataggagattagtgggcaaaattagggcacatggtattgggggtagggtacagacatggatagaaaattggttgacagacagaaagcaaagagtggggataaatgggtccctttcggaatggcaggcagtgaccagtggggtctgggaacccagctatttacgatatacattaatgacttagacgaagggattaaaagtaccattagcaaatttgcagatgatactaagctggggggtagtgtgaattgtgaggaagatgcaataaggctgcagggtgacttggacaggttgtgtgagtgggcaaatacatggcagatgcagtttaatgtagataagtgtgaggttatttactttggaagtaagaatagaaaggcagattattatctgaatggtgtcaagttaggaggagggggagttcaacgagatctgggtgtcctagtgcatcagtcaatgaaaggaagcatgcaggtacagcaggcagtgaagaaagccaatggaatgttggccttcataacaagaggagttgagtataggagcaaagaggtccttctacagttgtaccaggccctggtgagaccgcacctggagtactatgtgcagttttggtctccaaatttgaggaaggatattcttgctatggagggcgtgcagcgtaggttcactaggttaattcccggaatggcgggactgtcgtatgttgaaaggctggagcaattaggcttgtagacactggaatttagaaggatgaggggggatcttattgaaacatataagataattaggggattggacacattagaggcaggaaacatgttcccaatgttgggggagtccagaacaaggggccagtttaagaataaggggtaggccatttagagtggagatgaggaagaactttttcagtcagagagtggtgaaggtgtggaattctctgcctcagaaggcagtggaggccagttcattggatgctttcaagagagagctggatagagctcttaaggatagcggagtgagggggtatggggagaaggcaggaacggggtactgattgagagtgatcagccatgatcgcattgaatggcggtgctggctcgaagggctgaatggcctactcctgcacctattgtctattgtcagtttaaggtgagagtggaaacaataaaaaggacctgaggagcaggtttttccgtcagtgggtagtgtagatgtggaatgatctgacagaggaagtggtcgaggcaggtacacagttcacagagaattgggtagatacgtggataagaaagacttggaaggatatgagccagactcaggcaagtggggctagcttggttgggcaacttggttggcatggtcgagtccagtcaaagggcctgttgctgtgctacaaagctctctgactctgtgatgcttcccagcagatgagcttggtgggagatcaaatcttcaatttccctaaaATACCTTTGATCATTGCATCTAAGTATtacttaaaggtagacacaatcaaaggtagacccaaaatgctggagtaactcagcaggacaggcagtatctctggagaaaaggaatgggcgacgtttcgggttgagacccttcttcagattgaagaagggtctcgacccgaaacatcgcccattccctttctccagagatgttgcctgctgctgatttactccagcattttatgtctaccctcgatttaaacctgcatctgtagttctttcctacatacattacttaaagatgtcagaaacaagaacaatggaaaaggtataagctttaccatgcttgaagtcatcagatgtttctttaaatgccgtgttgaatgaaacagggcaatgaaacttttcaatcggcaaggcatcatctaccaccgacagtggtttggcttcatcacgaaccctgtgaacatttaacagctggttatcaactgagcattagaaatgttttgaactgttccacaaaaacttacaatgtttccatcaagagcatgtcctaccttcgcttgccaccagcttccccctgaaagaaataaaacacaaatctcaattgactgagatgttacgtcctcatcccgacagcgggaatttctccacatttctacaaccctctgataattcccatttcccaactcttatcgccgctgccatgcagatagaaagctgaTATTGCCGTAGAGATGTAGAACGATGGGGGAAAGCACAAGGAgtgttcatgagaatgatgctataactgagaggatggagctcaaTGCAAAGAATGAGCAGGTCGACGGattttatctggagaaaatgtcagGAATGATAAGATAGAATTTAAGTTTAGCGGTGAATttaaatgggagggggggggatgaaatatctctaatcgatgggagagcaaaaatcaatgctgaaatgtaacgtggtcttagagtcatagagtcctacagcacagaaagaggaccttcggcccatcgtgtccgtgccgcccgttacaaaacacagtctaattttaatcccattttcccgcatttggaccatagccctgaatgttgtagcatttcaagtgcccatccaaatgctttttaaatgttgtgagtgttcccacctccaccagcaccccaggcagtgagttccagactccaaccaccctctgggtgaaaaacttctttctcacatccccccgaaacctccctccccttaccctgtatctatgtcccctcgttgttgaaccttccaccagtggaagaagttccccgccatctaccttatctatgcccctcatgatcttgtacacctcgatcatgtcccctctcagccttctctgctccagggaaaacaaccccagcctCTTCTataaatactgaaaggaatgcagtcatgagaacatggacctcacttgcattggagggactgaatccaacagcagagataatttaagggcaagcgggataaacacgtgagcactcctgaaattcggggtattgttaccgggtgtggtgagtagatgggagggatgtcgAGAGCAGCAGAActcttgactggataggatgggccgaatggcctgtctatgatgtagaatgggatgtcattctatggtgaacaaaggtgggtaaaacaaacagagcaaattcccccaaggtgaccacccactgctgatgggaaccggatatagatgatcaatctgctgtgtgcgccacgttctagatttcaatgttaatccccacaatgtggtcatggctgatccagcccaggactgaactcctccgctttgtcccattccctttgatttcagttccccaaattttcaaaaatgtatcttcccctGGTATAAATACATCCAACAGATTAAACCTCTaagagtctcttggttggagattcccagagatttactgccctctgtccatttgtggtccttgacaatagacaataggtgcaggagtaggccattcggcccttcgagccagcaccaccattcaatgtgatcatggctgatcattctcaatcagtaccccgttgctgccttctccccataccccctgactccgctatccttgagctctatctagctctctcttgaatgcattcagagaattggcctccactgccttctgaggcagagaattccacagtttcacaactctctgactgaaaaagtttttcctcatctcagttctaaatggcctaccccttattcttaaactgtggccccttgttctggactcccccaacattgggaacatgtttcctgcctcttacgtgtccaacctcttaataatcttatatgtttcaataagatctctcatccttctaaattccagtgtatacaagccgagccgctccagtctttcaacatatgacagtcccgccattctgggaatgaacctagtaaacctgcactgcacgccctcaatagcaagaatatccttcctcaaatttggagaccaaaactgcacacagtactccaggtgcggtctcactagggccctatacaattgcagaaggacctctttgctcctatactcaattcctcttgttatgaaggccaacattccatcggctttcttcactgcctgctgtacctgcatgcttcctttcagtgactgatgcactaggacacccagatctcgttgtacgtctccttttcctaagttgacaccattcatttaataatctgtcttcttattcttacaaccaaagtggataacctcacacttatccacttatccaattcaccctgcaacctcatagcatcttcctcacagctcacactaccacccagctttgtattatctgcaaatttgctaatggtacttttaatcccttcatccaagtcattaatgtatattgtaaatagctttggcccagcaccgagccttgcggtaccccactagtcactgactgccattctgaaagggacccatttctccccacactttgctttctgtctgttaaccaattttctatccatgtcagtaccctacccccaataccatgtgctctaattttgcccacaaatctcctatgtggggccttgtcgaaggctttctgaaagtcgaggtacaccacatccaccggctctccccagtcaattttcctagttacatcctcaaaaaattccagaagattagtcaacatgatttccccttcgtaaatccatgctgactcggaacgatcctgttactgctatccaaatgctccccaattttgtcttttataatttactccagcatcttccccaccactgatgtcagactaactggtttataatttccagttttctctctccctccttccttaaaagtgcaataacattagctaccctccaatccacaggaactgatcctgaatctatagaacattggaaaatgatcgccaatccgtccacaatttctagagccacctccttaagtaccctgggatgcagaccatcaggccctggggatttatcagccttcagtcccatcagtctacccaacactatttcctgcctaatgtgaatctccttcagttcctctgtcaccctgggatctctggtcacgagaatatctgggagattgtttgtatcttccttagtgaagacagatccaaagtaacggttcaactcatctgccatttccttgtttcccataataaattccccatcttctgtcttcaagggacccacatttgccttgactatttttttcctctttacatacctaaaaaagcttttactatcctcctgtatattattggctagtttaccctcgtacctcatcgtttctccccatattgccttcttagtcatcttctgttgctctttaaaagagtcccaatcctctggcttcccactcttctttgctttgttgtacttctgctcttttatttttatgctgtccttgacttcccttgtcagccattggtgtctcttactccccttggaatctttcctcctctttgggataaattgatcctgtgaCTTCTGCATTAGaaaaccttgactttcagaaagcctttgacaaggttcccagagtgtgggccaaagggtgctgcctgacccgctgagttactccagcactctgtgaaacgtcacctatccatgttctccacagatgctgcctgacccgctgagttactccagcactctgtgaaacgttacctatccatgttctccacagatgctgcctgacccgctgagttacctcagcactctgtgaaacgtcagctatccatgttctccacagatgctgcctgacccgcttagatactccagcactctgtgaaacgtcacctatccatgttctccacagatgctgcctgacccgctgagttactccagcactctgtgaaacgtcacctatccatgttctccacagatgctgcctgacccgctgagttactccagcactctgtgaaacgttacctatcgatgttctccacagatgctgcctgacccgctaagttacctcagcactctgtaaaacgtcacctatccatgttctccacagatgctgcctgacccgcttagatactccagcactctgtgaaacgtcacctatccatgttctccacagatgctgcctgacccgctgagttactccagcactctgtgaaacgtcacctatccatgttctccacagatgctgcctgacccgctgagttactccagcactctgtgaaacgtcacctatccatgttctccacagatgctgcctgacccgctgagttactccagcactctgtgaaacgtcacctatccatgttctccagagatgctgcctgacgtgctgagttactccagtttattgcatctacactcttgtttaagacgcccacaccctggggaaaaggcctgTGACCATCCACATTACCAACgctcctcatggttttatacacctcaacaagaatccccctcatccccagagTAGGGACCTACCCTGTGCAgtctctccctgtaacctaacccCCACTGTGCCCGTGCCAAGCTGGTCtatcccttctgcaccctctccagcaccatgccacctccctgtagctgggcgctagaactgtggtctcaccaacgacgtacagatagatacatcatgatgtacaatggtggcacagcggtagagctgctgcctcacagcgccagagaccagggttcgatcctgaccacgggtgctgtctgcgtggaatctgtacgttctccccgtgacctgcgtgggttgtctccgggatctccggtttaggtcataagtgataggtgtagaattgggccattcggcccatcaggtctactccaccattcaatcacggctgagttatctctccatcctaaccccattctcctgccttctccccataacccctgacacccgcaccgaccaacaatttatctatctctgccttaaaaatatccaatagacaataggtgcaggaggaggccattcggcccttcgagccagcacccccattcaatgtgatcatggctgatcattctcaatcagtaccccgttcctgccttctccccataccccctgactccgctatcgttaagagctctatccagctctctcttgaatgcattcagagaattggcctccactgccttctgagacagagaattccacagattcataactctctgactgaaaaagtttttcctcatctcagttctaaatggcctaccccttattcttaaactgtggccccttgttctggactcccccaacattgggaacatgtttcctgcctctaacgtgtccaaccccttaataatcttataagtttcaataagatctcctctcatccttctaaattccagtgtatacaagcctagtcgctccagtctttcaacacatgatagtcacaccattctgggaattaacctaataaacctacgctgcacgccctcaatagcaagaatatccttcctcaaatttggagaccagatccactgacttgtggccgccacagccgtctgtggcaaagaatcccacagattcaccaccctctgactaaagaaattcctcctcatctcct contains:
- the LOC144603056 gene encoding E3 ubiquitin-protein ligase TRIM39-like, with amino-acid sequence MGRNDEGEAGGKRRVRDEAKPLSVVDDALPIEKFHCPVSFNTAFKETSDDFKHVSVTLDVETAHPWLEVSEDRKRVRLTGTRRSLPDTGKRFTVYPCVLGSEGFTLGRHYWEVEVAGSRFWSLESPQSLWGGRATLTPGTRVWSIRRHYDWFHAFTSPPSPLPARPIPGRVGVYLSYESGTVSFYDADTKSHLHTFTGNKFT